GATAACCACTGTCAGCAGGCATCTCAGCCTGCATAAAACAAATTGTTCAACAGTAAGTACACTGTTTAATGCTCTAGGGCACCATGTAAATTTGAACCAAAATAAAATCGGATATTAGCAGTTACGAGAACCAATATCACATTGAACgaacagaaaacaaaaaacacGGAAGCAGAGTTTTGGATATCAAATTCAAAAGCATGTAAACTGAAGTACGATAATTATAGGATAGACGAAGAACCAAAATAATAGGATTAGCAATATGTTGCAAGTTGTGACACATATTAACAATAGATGTAATTACCAGACGTCCTGAAATTTCTCGCAAAGCCTCTGCCCATCGAGATGTAGAATCAGCCATCATACTAACATTGTAACCCATATCTCTGAAGTATTCAGCAATTGTGATTCCTGGAATGGCCATAATTTAAGAATAATTTGTTAATATAgaagcaaaatacttgcacatttATGACAAATGTCATTTGTAGCTATGATCAGAACAGAAAATACAAATAGAAACATTACAAAGGTTGCAATTCAGCTACCACACTATCTTTGAGACTGATTGCAGAGTTTGCACTTCGTGCAATTTAAGAGAGCACAATGTGAAAAGTGCTCTATTTATGCACTTCTTGTTAAACTACACAAGCTCTATAAGTTCTTTACTCAAAACAATTAACAAATCAAGACAAAAATAATGCAGACGAAGTTTGAGATGGATCGGGTAAAGAAGTTCACATACTTCATGCATCATCTGACGATGGGAAAAACTTAATGAGCAGAGCCAAGAAATTACCTGTATAGATAGAGGCCTCTCGAGCAGCCACAGGCATGTTAGATGTGTTAGCTACAAGAGTAGTACGTTTCATGACAGACTCTTCACGGCCATCAGGCAATGTCATGGTCAATTGAGGGAAATCCATAAGAACCTGCATTATTCAATAACAAAAATATTACATCAGAACTGAAAGTCAAAAATAGCAAACCTGAGATTTTTTTAAACTACAGAGTTTACAAACCTCAGCCATCTCATTTCCTCTTTCTCCACAACCAACGTAAACCACGGTGTCAGAGTTAGAGTACTGCATATAGATAGAGTCAGAGTTATAACAATGAATCGCATAAGACCTTCCAACATCTACAGAACCTAAATCGAGTGTAAACAACATATCCACCTTAGAAAGAGCTTGACTAATGACTGTCTTTCCACAACCAAAAGCTCCAGGAATGGCACAAGTACCTCCAAGAACTGAGGGGAAAAGAGCATCAAGAACACGCTACATATAGAACAAAGGAATTTGTTAGAAACAACCAAATCGGTCAAGATATAATTCATTGAGCTGGACTCTGCAAAAGATGATGCAAGTCACCTGCCCAGTTAGAAGAGGTGTATCAGCGGCAAGTTTTGATGCAACAGGTCTTGGAGTACGGACAGGCCACGTCTGCATAACAAGGAAGAACAAAATAATATCGTAAGTCCTGAAGCCACAGTAAATGTATCAGCTGAAAACGTAATTCAAAAATAACTCCAGAGTTTCAAAGATATTAACCTGAAGCATGGTAAATGATTTTTTAACACCTTGAAACTCAAGCTCTAGCACAGTATCCTGCATATATTTGAAAAGAGTCAAGAGTGAAGTGGTGAAAAAGAATCCTTATCCAATTTATAAAGATTAcagcaaattaaataaaataataatttccaaTTTGTGTAACTACAGTAAACAAGCGATTGGAAAAGAGAGCCAGTTATAACATCTTTGTCTTTGTCTGGTCAATAACAAGAAAGCTAAAGGATCGCAAAATTACTATTGGAGCACAATATATATTACAGCTAACTACTGAAGGATGTCTTTTACCCTACGAGTGCAAGGATTTATGATTTCGCGTCGCCCCCCTCATGTTGATGCAACACTACCGCCAAACTCTAGAAAGGAAAGCATGATTTCCTAAATGCAGTTTTTGACCACCAAACTCCAAATATGACACCACTGCTGTGCTTGCCAgagtaaagaagaaagaaaaggcaAAGATACATACACTCAGTGAGTATTGACCAGCTGGGGCAACGTAGGTGATCTTTCCCATAGCATCAGGTGGAAGTGCAATGTGATGTTGCATCAAACTGTTCTCAAAGACGGTCTGCATCACATATTACCGTCCAATGGTTTAGACACATAAATATTAGACGATGGAAAATCATAGAGTACTATGACATGTGCCATCTTTGTACAGAGTAATTACAGACTGTAAAACTTACAGCATACAAGTCTCCACCAGTTAAATTATCTCCCTCGCCTGTAAACAGAATCAATAGAGTCTATGTGATTAGAAGACAAACTAGTGACACATCTCAGATGATGAACACTTGACATATGCTCATTAAGAAACTCGTCATAAAATTTAagaaaaattacctaatttcttAGGTTGGAACTCCCACAATATATCCTTGTCAAGAGCAGGGACAGCAACACCACGGGGGATGTAGACATCACCAGATAGTCTGGCAATGGTTTTCAATGGTCTCTGTTATTAACCAAGAAAGAAATTAAATATCAGTGAACCTCCTTGTGATATCTTGTAATACTTTTAAAGTACATTTGAAAGATAAAAAACTTAAATGATGCATCATGTTGCTCGATGCTTTAAACGaacctgaattccgtcaaaaatGTTTCCTAAAATTCCAGGTCCCAACTCCACTGAAAGAGGCTgcaataaaattcaaaatttataaGTCGAATACAACGTACACTCAATCTCCTTATACAGGTAAAATCAAGTATCCAAAAGTACCTTGTGGGTTCGTAAAACAGGGTCATTCACTGTCAAACCAGCTGTTTCTTCGTATACTGAAATATACAAAAGACAAAAAAGAGTTATTAGTAACGAAATTGCCCCACCCGAAGAACAACTCGAAAAAGTAAGGGAAGTTAACTACATAAAAATCAGTCGGTCAAAAAACCAAAAATGGTTATTAAGGGAGGAAAAGGATTTGAGAGTACTTATGGAAGATAACGGAAGGATGTGAAAGAAAATAATGACATGATGAAACATTCAACGCAGCTCATTATATTTGTATATACCTTGAATGGTAGCAGAATCTCCTTCTAATCGAATAATTTCCCCAATAAGACTGTCATGACCAACACGTACAAGTTCGTACATAGCAGCTCCTGCCATTCCATCGGCAACCACGACTGGACCTGATACCTGTTCAACAATAAATAAGCTAAAGTTTACAACAATCCAGATAATAAAATGTTCTCTGTTCAATGTCAAGAATCAGC
This DNA window, taken from Papaver somniferum cultivar HN1 chromosome 3, ASM357369v1, whole genome shotgun sequence, encodes the following:
- the LOC113358872 gene encoding V-type proton ATPase catalytic subunit A produces the protein MPSVYGARLTTFEDEEKESEYGYVRKVSGPVVVADGMAGAAMYELVRVGHDSLIGEIIRLEGDSATIQVYEETAGLTVNDPVLRTHKPLSVELGPGILGNIFDGIQRPLKTIARLSGDVYIPRGVAVPALDKDILWEFQPKKLGEGDNLTGGDLYATVFENSLMQHHIALPPDAMGKITYVAPAGQYSLSDTVLELEFQGVKKSFTMLQTWPVRTPRPVASKLAADTPLLTGQRVLDALFPSVLGGTCAIPGAFGCGKTVISQALSKYSNSDTVVYVGCGERGNEMAEVLMDFPQLTMTLPDGREESVMKRTTLVANTSNMPVAAREASIYTGITIAEYFRDMGYNVSMMADSTSRWAEALREISGRLAEMPADSGYPAYLAARLASFYERAGKVKCLGGPDRTGSVTIVGAVSPPGGDFSDPVTSATLSIVQVFWGLDKKLAQRKHFPSVNWLISYSKYSTALESFYDKFDSDFIDIRTKAREVLQREDDLNEIVQLVGKDALAETDKIILETAKLLREDYLAQNAFTPYDKFCPFYKSVWMMRNIIHFYNLANQAVERGAGMDGHKITYSVIKQRLGDLFYRLVSQKFEDPAEGEAALVAKFTKLHEDLTSGFRNLEDETR